CCTCAGTATTGTCTGATTTTGCCACTTGGCGACCAACCAATAATGACGATGGTTTTGATGTACGCACCTTTGAGATTAAAGCTCGACCTACCAATCCCGACTCACGTGTTCGTTCAGGAATGAGTGTCATTGTCGAGATTGACTCGAAAAGCTCCGCTCAACCTAATCGCTCTCAAGAGTAAGCTATGCGCCTGATACAAGCTTTTTTACGCAGTGCGGTTTATGAACGCCGTTTTTTGGCCAAAAACCCTTGGGATTTGGCTATGGTCATTTTTATACCTTTAGTTGCAGCATTAATGATTTGGTGGATTTTTTCTAGCACTCAAATTACAGACTTGCCTATCGGAGTTATTGATAACGATCATAGCCCCACCGCTGGTACTTTATTGCGTTACTTAGAAGTCACTCCTGATATTGTGGTAGCTCATACTTATCACTCGCCAGCGGCTGCTGAAGCGGCTATCTTGCAACGTGAGATATACGGCGTAGTGACTATTCCTGAGAACTTTGAGAGTGATATCTTGTCCGGCAAACCCTCGCCAATAGTCCTGCAGGTCAATGCTCAATACGGCACCCACTCAGGTATCATCCAAAAAAGCGTACAGTCGGTGGCAACCACCCTATCAGTAGGAGTTGAGATTCAGCGTTTAGTCAAGCAAGGCATGGCACCTACGCAAGCCGCTATCGCCGCATCACCCATCGGCATTCAGCGCATTAGCTTATTCAATGCCGCCACCGACTATCAACAATTCCTAGCCTCTACCATTATTCCGGCACTGCTACATATTTTGGCCATGGTGGTTGGAGCGACCACTATCGGCCGCGAATTACGCGACAAACAGATCGGACGCTGGTATCGTTTTATCGATACTGAAAGTAAAGCTTTAGTAAGTAAGCAACAAAAGAGCGATAAGACTCTAGCAAATAGTAATAATAATGATTTGAAAAATGCAGATAAATCAGACGATAAAACGCCGAATAAATTAAAAGCTCCTGAGCAAGTTAGTATTCTAGTATTGCTATTTGGTCTAAGTGGTAAGTATTTTTGGCCCATATTGGCTTATAGTCTTTGGTCAATATTAGCCATTTGGCTGGCCACTTATCAGCATTCAATCGCCTTTTCTTCTATTTTAGCCACTTATGTTTGTCTAGTCGTTCTTATGATATTGTCGTTTTGGCTGGGGGCTATTTTTACTCTAACCTCATACTCTTTACGCGCAGGATTATCAGCGGCGGGCTTTATCTCCGCGCCTTCTTATGCGTTTGCCGGGATTACTTTTCCTTATATTGCCATTCGTGATAGCGCCAAGTACTGGGCAGACGCGCTACCGCTTACCCACTATCTAAAGCTGCATTTGGCTCAGCTGCAAATGAAGGCACCAGTGCTGGTTTCGCTACCGATTTTATATGGATTGATATTAGCGACTGTTGTAGCCGGGCTTATTGCTGTTTTATTGACCAAACGCGCATTGGCGCATCCTGAACGCTGGGGAGCACGCTAATGATATCGATACAGAGTTTTTTTGGTAGCTTTATTCAGACCCTCAAGGATATCTTTAGCGATAGTGGGGTGATTTTGATGCTGATTATTGCTCCGGTTATTTATGGATTTTTTTACCCCTGGCCCTACTCATCTGAAGTCGTCGACCACGTGCCAGTTGGTATTATTGATTATGATAATAGCGACCTATCACGTACTATCGTGCGTTATGCTACGGCTACTCCGCAGCTGGACACCGAACGCTTTATCAATGAGCAGGCCGCCAAGGAAGCTATCTGGTCAAATGAAATCGCTGGTTATATGATTATTCCAAGCGGACTGGAACAGCGGGTACTATCTGGAAAGCAAGCTAAGGTCAGTGTCCTGGCTAATGGTAGTTACTTTATCCTAAATCAGCGAGTGCAAATGGGATTTTTGCAATCAGTCAGCACCGTATCTGCTGGTATTAAGATTGAAAAAAGCGTAGCACAAGGCGCTTATAAACCTATTGCGGAGAAGAGTTCCCAAGCGCTACCCTTACAAATCATTCCGCTATACAATCAAACCGAAGGTTACGGTTCTTATGTGGTTCCAGCGGTTTCCATCATTATCCTCCAACAAACCTTAATGATGGCAACCGCTATGCTAGTCGGCACTTGGTATGAGCAAAAGCGCGATAGAACCTCTGTGCGTGGCTGGCTTGGTAGAATTGCTGCACTCAGCTCCATAAGCTTTGTCATAGGTTGCTTTTTTTATGGCTGGGTATTTGAGATCCAAGATTACCCGCGCGGCCAGAACATGATGGGCAGTTTATTATTCTTGCTGTTATTCTGTCCAACGGTGGCAACGCTAGGCTGTGTCTTTGGGTTATGGTTCCGCCAGCGCGAACGTAGTATGCAGATTTTGATTTTCAGCTCGCTACCGATGCTTTTCATTAGTGGTTATCCTTGGCCCGCCAATCAGCTGCCGCAAGCATTACAGATATTACGTTGGTTAGTTCCTACTACCCCTGGTATCAATACCTCTGTGCAGCTTAACCAGATGGGTGCCAGCCTATCGCAGGTCGCTACCGGATTTTATGCGCTGGCGGGTTTACTGATATTTTACTTCATCTTGCTATTACTTTTCCGCTGGCGTACCGCCCAAAAAGCAACCTATTAATAGAAATCCAAGCAAATAAGCCCAAAAAAGCGCCCATTAATTTAATGGACGCTTTTATAGTAAAGATATACTTAAAAAGGTACTTAAAAAGCTCTAAAACTTAGAATATTCGGTTCAGACCATTTAGCGCCGCTACCCGATAGGCTTCTGCCATGGTGGGATAGTTAAAAGTAGTATTCACAAAGTACTCAAGAGTGTTATTACACTTCATTACCGCTTGTCCGATATGAATAATCTCGGAGGCATGGTTACCGTAGCAATGGATACCTAATATCTCTAAGGTCTCACGGTGGAATAGTATCTTTAGTACTCCAGAGCGTTCACCGATAATCTGTGCACGAGCCAGATGTTTGAAAAACGCCTGTCCCACTTCATAAGGGACTTTTTCATCGGTTAGCTCTTGTTCGGTTTTACCGATACTTGAGATCTCAGGGATAGTATAAATCCCCGTAGGTACGCTGGAGACTGGCTCGGCATCACTATCCCCTACCATAAAGGCCGCTGCACAGCGCCCTTGGTCATAAGCGGCAGACGCTAGAGAAGGCCAACCCATTACGTCACCAGCAGCATAGATATTTTCAACCTTAGTACAATAACGATCGTCAACCTTGAGCTGACCGCGGCTATTGGCCTCTAAACCAATCGCTTCTAAATTTAAACCTTCGGTATTGCCTGAGCGTCCATTTGACCAAAGAATGGCATCTGATTTAATTTTCTTACCACTTTTTAGATGCAAAATAACATAATCATCATGAGTTTCAAGATGGTCGATTTCCTCATTGTTACGAATGAGGACGCCAAATTGTCTAAAGTCATGAGCGATGGCATCACTAATTTCTTTATCAAGATAGCTTAACAACTGGTCTTGGTTGTTAATTAAGTCAACTTTGTAGCCAAGGCCGGTAAAGATAGAGGCATATTCACAGCCAATAACACCAGCGCCATAGATGATAATCTTTCTAACCACATAATCCATTTGTAAGATCTTGTCAGAATCAAAAACTCGTGGATGATCGAAGTCTAATATCTCTGGTCGATAGGGACGGCTACCCACAGTAATAATAGCTTTATTAAAGGTAACGGTTTCGAACACATTTTCGTCAGTTTCAACTCGCAAGGTATGCTTGTCAACGAAGCTTGCCCAGCCATGAATAACATCAATGCGATTACGCTCATAAAAGCGCGTATGAGTGGCAACTTGACTACGTATCACTCGGCGCGCATTAGTTAGTACTTTGTTCAGCGGTACTTGCTCGTACTCTAATGCTTTGGTGAACATAGGATCGCGGCGAAAGTTAATTAAGTTAAATACCGATTGACGTAGCGCTTTACTTGGGAT
This sequence is a window from Psychrobacter jeotgali. Protein-coding genes within it:
- a CDS encoding ABC transporter permease, with the translated sequence MRLIQAFLRSAVYERRFLAKNPWDLAMVIFIPLVAALMIWWIFSSTQITDLPIGVIDNDHSPTAGTLLRYLEVTPDIVVAHTYHSPAAAEAAILQREIYGVVTIPENFESDILSGKPSPIVLQVNAQYGTHSGIIQKSVQSVATTLSVGVEIQRLVKQGMAPTQAAIAASPIGIQRISLFNAATDYQQFLASTIIPALLHILAMVVGATTIGRELRDKQIGRWYRFIDTESKALVSKQQKSDKTLANSNNNDLKNADKSDDKTPNKLKAPEQVSILVLLFGLSGKYFWPILAYSLWSILAIWLATYQHSIAFSSILATYVCLVVLMILSFWLGAIFTLTSYSLRAGLSAAGFISAPSYAFAGITFPYIAIRDSAKYWADALPLTHYLKLHLAQLQMKAPVLVSLPILYGLILATVVAGLIAVLLTKRALAHPERWGAR
- a CDS encoding ABC transporter permease; this translates as MISIQSFFGSFIQTLKDIFSDSGVILMLIIAPVIYGFFYPWPYSSEVVDHVPVGIIDYDNSDLSRTIVRYATATPQLDTERFINEQAAKEAIWSNEIAGYMIIPSGLEQRVLSGKQAKVSVLANGSYFILNQRVQMGFLQSVSTVSAGIKIEKSVAQGAYKPIAEKSSQALPLQIIPLYNQTEGYGSYVVPAVSIIILQQTLMMATAMLVGTWYEQKRDRTSVRGWLGRIAALSSISFVIGCFFYGWVFEIQDYPRGQNMMGSLLFLLLFCPTVATLGCVFGLWFRQRERSMQILIFSSLPMLFISGYPWPANQLPQALQILRWLVPTTPGINTSVQLNQMGASLSQVATGFYALAGLLIFYFILLLLFRWRTAQKATY
- the sthA gene encoding Si-specific NAD(P)(+) transhydrogenase, whose product is MHHPDLINPLDDTRIDIKSGYTKDSQRIKSDQHDFEYDAVVLGAGPAGEAAAMKLTKSGKKVAVIDPRDQVGGNSTHVGTIPSKALRQSVFNLINFRRDPMFTKALEYEQVPLNKVLTNARRVIRSQVATHTRFYERNRIDVIHGWASFVDKHTLRVETDENVFETVTFNKAIITVGSRPYRPEILDFDHPRVFDSDKILQMDYVVRKIIIYGAGVIGCEYASIFTGLGYKVDLINNQDQLLSYLDKEISDAIAHDFRQFGVLIRNNEEIDHLETHDDYVILHLKSGKKIKSDAILWSNGRSGNTEGLNLEAIGLEANSRGQLKVDDRYCTKVENIYAAGDVMGWPSLASAAYDQGRCAAAFMVGDSDAEPVSSVPTGIYTIPEISSIGKTEQELTDEKVPYEVGQAFFKHLARAQIIGERSGVLKILFHRETLEILGIHCYGNHASEIIHIGQAVMKCNNTLEYFVNTTFNYPTMAEAYRVAALNGLNRIF